In Bacillus sp. DX3.1, the following proteins share a genomic window:
- a CDS encoding spore coat protein C: MALSSIVIETVAVFFYFAFNGSPWEKQTAISESKAYITNYFNLDAEVKNTSFNGKMGTYTISFETNEGERFDIGYKGPNHFDISPEVQEYLSKHYKSTE, translated from the coding sequence ATTGCATTGAGTTCTATTGTTATTGAAACTGTTGCAGTATTCTTTTATTTCGCATTTAATGGATCTCCATGGGAAAAACAAACAGCTATATCAGAATCAAAAGCTTATATTACTAATTACTTCAATCTAGATGCAGAAGTAAAAAATACTTCTTTCAATGGTAAAATGGGTACCTATACGATTTCATTTGAAACAAATGAAGGGGAGCGCTTTGATATCGGATATAAAGGACCTAATCACTTCGACATTTCTCCAGAAGTTCAAGAATATTTAAGCAAACACTATAAATCTACAGAGTAG
- a CDS encoding ABC transporter permease translates to MLHLMKLEMKKFKLGWYVKGAIITNIIIIALFCLINYIEHIEQTEGAEMIKSFPDAFIIIGGMVRGTFIVFAGVLIAKLVIEEYKNKTILIMFSYPVNRKKLIASKLLITALLTFTTILISNIVVAGAVFILNSYVPIIPDSITVNEFMKEVIKMVPFAIAAAGTSLIPLYFGMRKYSVPVTILSSFIVVAIAYQSQPQFSVVTFIPLQLGLAAIGAMIAYYGIRNIEKEDIAV, encoded by the coding sequence ATGCTACATCTCATGAAATTAGAAATGAAGAAATTTAAGCTTGGGTGGTATGTGAAAGGTGCGATTATCACAAACATAATTATTATTGCATTATTTTGTTTGATTAACTATATAGAACACATAGAACAAACGGAAGGGGCCGAGATGATTAAAAGCTTCCCAGACGCTTTTATAATAATCGGTGGAATGGTACGAGGAACGTTTATTGTTTTTGCAGGGGTATTAATTGCAAAATTAGTAATTGAAGAATATAAAAATAAAACCATATTGATAATGTTTTCCTATCCGGTTAATCGAAAGAAGCTTATTGCTAGTAAGCTATTAATTACAGCTTTGCTGACGTTTACCACGATTTTGATATCTAACATTGTTGTAGCAGGCGCAGTGTTTATATTAAATAGTTATGTTCCGATTATTCCAGATTCAATAACGGTAAATGAGTTTATGAAAGAAGTTATAAAAATGGTTCCTTTTGCAATTGCAGCTGCAGGAACAAGCCTCATTCCATTATACTTTGGTATGCGTAAATATTCTGTGCCAGTCACAATTCTCTCTTCCTTTATTGTTGTGGCGATTGCATATCAGAGTCAACCACAGTTCTCGGTAGTAACCTTCATTCCACTTCAGTTAGGGCTTGCGGCTATTGGGGCTATGATTGCTTATTATGGAATTAGAAATATTGAAAAAGAGGATATAGCAGTGTGA
- a CDS encoding ABC transporter permease: MLNLMRLELIKFKMGSVIRGALLAIFIVSIFLILIMFDGEMNSYAIAFQFIDTFSRAVSMIFGASLIAKFIIQEFQNKTMTVMFMYPINRKKMMIAKMLIIIFFTFCAIVISGIILFSLIYALNLYHPVIKEPLTMSILAQTGAKLFVNALAATGISLIPLYFGMKNYSVRTTFVSAIIVMFFVTTSLDGEVSLFSFIVIPITLACIGLFIAYMAVRKIEQVDLFK; this comes from the coding sequence ATGCTTAATTTAATGAGACTTGAGCTTATTAAATTTAAAATGGGGTCTGTTATTAGAGGGGCACTCCTTGCGATTTTTATTGTTTCTATATTTCTTATATTAATAATGTTTGATGGGGAAATGAATAGCTATGCTATTGCATTTCAATTTATTGATACTTTTTCACGAGCGGTATCTATGATTTTCGGAGCAAGTTTAATTGCAAAATTTATTATTCAAGAATTTCAAAATAAGACGATGACAGTGATGTTCATGTATCCAATCAATCGGAAAAAGATGATGATCGCAAAAATGCTCATTATTATTTTTTTTACGTTCTGCGCTATTGTAATTTCAGGAATTATTCTCTTTAGTCTCATTTACGCCTTAAATCTGTATCATCCAGTGATCAAAGAACCATTGACGATGTCGATTCTAGCCCAGACCGGTGCAAAATTATTTGTAAATGCACTAGCTGCAACGGGAATTAGCTTAATCCCGCTCTACTTTGGAATGAAGAATTATTCAGTACGGACAACGTTTGTATCTGCAATTATTGTGATGTTTTTTGTAACTACCAGTTTGGATGGGGAAGTTTCATTGTTTAGCTTTATCGTGATTCCTATTACGTTAGCGTGTATTGGTCTATTCATTGCTTATATGGCAGTAAGAAAGATCGAGCAGGTGGATTTGTTTAAATAA
- a CDS encoding ABC transporter ATP-binding protein: protein MAYILKINQLTKVFQGKEVISGVNMHVKKGEIYGFLGPNGAGKTTIMKMITNLIKPTSGDIEIFGEKLTDTSYEVLKRMGTIIEYPIFYEKLTARENLYLHCEYMGYYDKKAIDRALDLVNLHNVDDKKVKDFSLGMKQRLGIARAITTKPELLILDEPINGLDPIGIKELRELFKILCKEYGITLLVSSHILGEMEQMADTIGVIQNGKLIKEVSMKSINGKQTEYIEISTPDVKRAAYILENKLRITNYKIISESMIRIYEMTATQQEISKTLIMNDVAIESINKKHSSLEEYFLNLMNGEGIHA from the coding sequence ATGGCTTATATATTAAAAATAAATCAACTTACAAAAGTGTTTCAAGGTAAAGAAGTCATTTCAGGGGTTAATATGCATGTGAAAAAAGGAGAAATATATGGTTTTTTAGGACCCAATGGTGCTGGTAAAACAACGATTATGAAAATGATTACCAATTTAATCAAACCGACAAGTGGCGACATTGAAATTTTCGGTGAGAAATTAACAGATACATCGTATGAAGTGTTAAAGCGAATGGGAACGATTATTGAATACCCAATCTTTTATGAAAAATTAACAGCTCGAGAAAACTTATATTTGCATTGTGAATATATGGGCTATTATGACAAAAAGGCCATTGACCGAGCGTTAGATCTCGTGAACTTACATAATGTTGACGATAAAAAAGTAAAAGATTTTTCACTGGGAATGAAACAAAGATTAGGAATTGCGAGAGCGATTACGACAAAACCAGAGCTATTAATTTTAGATGAGCCAATCAACGGTTTGGATCCAATCGGTATTAAAGAATTACGAGAGTTATTTAAAATACTTTGTAAAGAATATGGCATCACGCTTCTCGTTTCTAGTCATATTTTAGGTGAAATGGAGCAGATGGCAGATACAATTGGGGTTATTCAAAATGGGAAGCTTATAAAAGAAGTTTCAATGAAGAGCATTAATGGAAAACAAACGGAGTACATTGAAATTTCTACTCCAGATGTGAAACGTGCGGCTTATATTTTAGAAAATAAACTTCGTATAACAAATTACAAAATTATAAGTGAAAGTATGATTCGCATTTATGAAATGACGGCAACGCAGCAAGAAATCTCTAAAACACTTATCATGAATGATGTGGCAATTGAAAGTATCAATAAAAAGCATAGCTCACTAGAAGAGTATTTCTTAAATCTAATGAATGGAGAGGGAATCCATGCTTAA
- a CDS encoding HAMP domain-containing histidine kinase, which yields MLFFLTVIIFILVGIIYFQYRVQKNKSENLSYAYAKLQEIVEKQTGEKLLVVTDDRELQSLLVAINNLLDEKQKTNANHSKVEISMRKMLSNISHDLKTPLTVILGYIEMLNTDKTISEEERKVLLEKVHLKTLEVMELIHKFFDLAKLESGDKGIEMTKVNMNEVCREKILSFYDLLTSKGFAVHIDIPEKNIYALGNAEVLGRILNNLISNAIAYGDDGKMLGMTLRNDDRYVYVDVWDQGKGIDESHIDKVFERMYTLEDSRNRLYQGSGLGLTITKRLVEALGGEIHLSSTPYEKTIFTVMLKKMKF from the coding sequence ATGCTATTTTTTTTAACGGTTATTATTTTCATATTGGTAGGTATTATTTATTTTCAATATCGCGTACAGAAAAATAAAAGTGAAAATTTAAGTTATGCATATGCAAAGTTGCAGGAAATAGTGGAAAAGCAAACGGGTGAAAAGTTACTAGTTGTGACGGATGATAGAGAGCTACAATCGTTGTTAGTAGCTATTAATAATTTGTTAGATGAAAAACAAAAAACGAATGCCAATCATTCGAAAGTAGAAATTTCTATGCGAAAGATGCTTTCTAATATATCGCATGATTTAAAAACGCCGCTTACTGTCATTCTTGGGTATATAGAAATGTTAAATACAGATAAAACGATAAGTGAGGAAGAAAGGAAAGTGTTACTGGAAAAGGTACATTTAAAAACACTTGAAGTCATGGAACTCATTCATAAGTTCTTTGATTTAGCTAAATTAGAATCAGGAGATAAAGGAATCGAGATGACAAAGGTTAATATGAATGAAGTATGCCGTGAAAAGATTTTATCGTTTTATGATTTACTTACCTCGAAAGGATTTGCTGTTCATATTGATATACCAGAGAAAAATATATATGCACTTGGAAATGCAGAAGTGTTAGGGAGAATTTTAAATAACTTAATTTCGAACGCCATTGCATATGGGGATGATGGAAAAATGCTCGGTATGACATTAAGGAATGACGACAGGTATGTCTATGTTGATGTATGGGATCAGGGGAAAGGGATTGACGAATCACATATCGATAAAGTATTTGAGCGCATGTATACGTTAGAAGATTCTCGAAATCGATTGTATCAAGGGAGCGGCCTTGGGCTTACCATTACAAAACGACTTGTAGAAGCATTAGGCGGAGAAATTCATCTTTCTAGTACGCCATATGAAAAAACAATATTTACGGTTATGTTAAAAAAAATGAAGTTTTAG
- a CDS encoding response regulator transcription factor, giving the protein MSHHILLVEDDASIQEMVEKYLTKEGFSITIASDGEEGIIKYRKGSFDLIILDIMMPKLDGLEVVKIIREKSAVPILMMSAKDTDVDKAVGLGLGADDYICKPFSMIELSARVKAGIRRSTTYSAPEKKQDDMITIGDLKMDVANFIVQKKGETIKLTSKEFEILKLFVKNQNRVFTKAQIYSFIWNEEYYSDDNVINVHMRRLREKIEDDPSSPQYIKTLWGIGYKLEVI; this is encoded by the coding sequence ATGTCACATCATATTTTGCTTGTCGAAGATGACGCTTCAATTCAAGAAATGGTTGAAAAATATTTAACAAAAGAAGGCTTTAGCATAACAATCGCATCTGATGGAGAAGAAGGGATCATAAAATATCGAAAAGGTTCATTTGATTTAATCATTTTAGATATTATGATGCCGAAACTAGATGGTTTAGAAGTGGTAAAAATTATTCGTGAGAAAAGTGCAGTGCCGATTTTAATGATGTCTGCAAAGGATACGGATGTTGATAAAGCGGTAGGGTTAGGACTTGGAGCAGATGATTACATATGTAAACCATTTTCCATGATTGAGCTTTCAGCACGAGTAAAGGCAGGAATTCGCCGTTCTACAACATATTCAGCTCCAGAAAAAAAACAAGACGATATGATTACGATTGGTGATTTGAAAATGGATGTGGCTAATTTTATCGTTCAAAAAAAGGGAGAAACAATTAAGCTTACTTCAAAAGAATTTGAGATTTTAAAGCTATTTGTGAAGAATCAAAATCGGGTATTTACAAAAGCACAAATATACAGTTTCATTTGGAACGAAGAATACTATAGTGATGACAATGTCATTAATGTTCATATGCGAAGATTGCGGGAGAAAATTGAGGATGATCCATCAAGCCCGCAGTATATTAAAACGTTATGGGGCATTGGCTATAAGCTGGAAGTGATATAG
- a CDS encoding YwbE family protein, which translates to MNGQQRANISPGLEVDIVLKQDQRTGKLTRGIVKDILTKSPSHPHGIKVRLQDGQVGRVQHIVQ; encoded by the coding sequence GTGAACGGACAACAACGAGCAAACATATCACCTGGTCTTGAAGTTGATATTGTGTTAAAGCAAGATCAGCGCACTGGAAAACTAACGCGAGGCATTGTAAAGGATATTTTAACAAAATCGCCTTCTCATCCTCATGGTATTAAAGTACGATTGCAGGATGGACAAGTTGGTAGAGTTCAGCACATTGTACAATAA
- a CDS encoding class I SAM-dependent rRNA methyltransferase, producing MRSEVIVKIKTKFINELKSGYPLILKDAIHNVNDVSEEGTIIKLLDEKNQFLGKGYYGKQNKGYGWILTRKEQEQIDQAFFERKIKSALHKRKSFYKSNDTTAFRVVNGEGDGLGGLIIDYYDGFYVISWYSEGIYSFKNEIIGALQKVANFKGIYQKKRFDTKGKYIEEDDFVTGERGEFPIIVKENGVNFAVYLNDGAMVGVFLDQRNVRKQIRDKYAKGKTVLNMFSYTGAFSVFAALGGATKTTSVDLANRSLSKTIEQFSVNGIDYEAQDIIVEDVFHYFKYAVKKQMKFDMVVLDPPSFARSKKYTFSAAKDYKNLLKETIVITEDNGIIVASTNCSTFDMKKFKGFIDTAFKEMNGKYKILEEHSLPEDFRTIDQFKEGDYLKVVFIKKIKG from the coding sequence ATGCGATCAGAAGTAATTGTAAAGATAAAAACAAAATTTATAAATGAGCTTAAAAGTGGTTATCCACTTATTTTAAAAGATGCAATTCATAATGTAAATGATGTGAGTGAAGAAGGTACGATCATCAAACTGCTTGATGAGAAAAACCAATTTCTTGGAAAAGGCTACTACGGAAAGCAAAACAAAGGATATGGCTGGATTTTAACGAGAAAAGAGCAGGAACAAATCGACCAAGCTTTCTTTGAGAGAAAAATCAAATCAGCATTACATAAACGAAAGAGCTTTTACAAGTCTAATGATACAACGGCATTCCGCGTCGTAAATGGTGAAGGGGATGGACTTGGCGGTTTAATCATTGATTATTACGATGGGTTTTACGTAATAAGCTGGTATAGTGAGGGAATCTATTCCTTTAAAAATGAAATCATTGGAGCGCTTCAAAAAGTAGCAAATTTCAAAGGAATCTATCAGAAGAAGCGTTTTGATACAAAAGGAAAGTATATTGAAGAGGATGACTTTGTCACCGGAGAACGGGGCGAGTTTCCGATTATCGTAAAAGAGAATGGTGTAAACTTTGCCGTGTATTTAAATGATGGTGCAATGGTGGGCGTGTTCTTAGATCAGCGTAATGTTAGAAAACAAATTCGTGATAAGTATGCAAAAGGAAAAACAGTGTTAAACATGTTTTCTTATACAGGTGCTTTCTCTGTGTTCGCAGCACTTGGCGGAGCGACAAAAACAACAAGTGTTGACCTTGCAAATCGTAGCTTAAGTAAAACAATTGAGCAGTTTAGCGTAAATGGAATTGATTATGAAGCACAAGACATTATCGTAGAGGACGTATTCCACTACTTTAAATATGCAGTGAAGAAACAAATGAAGTTTGATATGGTTGTTTTAGACCCACCAAGCTTCGCGCGCTCTAAAAAATATACATTTAGTGCGGCAAAAGACTATAAAAACTTGTTAAAAGAGACAATTGTAATTACAGAAGACAATGGTATTATCGTTGCTTCCACAAATTGCAGTACGTTTGATATGAAAAAATTTAAAGGTTTTATTGATACAGCGTTTAAAGAAATGAATGGGAAATATAAAATTTTAGAAGAACATTCCTTACCAGAGGATTTCCGTACGATCGATCAATTTAAAGAAGGCGACTATTTAAAAGTTGTTTTCATTAAGAAAATTAAGGGATAA
- a CDS encoding 23S rRNA pseudouridine(2604) synthase RluF, translating to MRINQFISEARSCSRRETDRLIKAGRVSINGEVCTHGDIVAHDDIVRIDGNVVERITKEKIYIAFHKPVGITCTAAGHIEDNIIDYINHPERIFPVGRLDKASEGLILLTDDGAIANQILHGDHEHEKEYIVTVDKPFTDWFIEEMSQGVKIRDGMTKPCKVTRVDGATFRIVLTQGMNRQIRRMSRAFGYTVTRLKRVRIMNIKLDGLEAGKWRNVTDQELQELVQQL from the coding sequence ATGAGAATAAACCAATTTATAAGTGAAGCGAGGTCGTGCTCGAGGAGAGAAACAGACAGGCTTATTAAAGCAGGGCGAGTTTCTATTAACGGAGAAGTTTGTACACACGGTGATATTGTAGCCCATGACGATATTGTACGTATTGATGGAAACGTTGTTGAAAGAATAACTAAAGAAAAAATCTATATTGCCTTTCACAAACCAGTTGGTATTACTTGTACCGCAGCGGGACATATTGAAGACAACATCATTGATTACATCAATCATCCAGAGAGAATCTTTCCTGTTGGTCGTTTAGATAAAGCGTCAGAGGGATTGATTTTGTTAACGGATGATGGAGCGATTGCTAATCAAATTCTACACGGAGATCATGAGCATGAAAAAGAGTATATTGTGACAGTGGATAAGCCATTTACAGATTGGTTTATTGAAGAAATGTCACAAGGCGTGAAAATTAGGGATGGCATGACGAAGCCGTGTAAAGTGACAAGAGTAGATGGAGCGACATTCCGAATTGTTTTAACGCAAGGAATGAATAGACAAATTCGCCGTATGAGCAGAGCGTTTGGATATACAGTAACTAGGCTAAAACGTGTGCGAATTATGAATATTAAGCTTGATGGATTAGAGGCCGGAAAGTGGCGGAATGTAACGGATCAAGAGTTGCAAGAACTGGTGCAGCAGCTATAA
- a CDS encoding endonuclease MutS2, with translation MLERTLRVLEYDKVKEQLLEHVASSLGRDKVKQLVPSTNYEEIVEMQDTTDEAAKVIRLKGHVPLGGIFDIRPNVKRAKIGSMLSPHELLDIATTMYGSRQMKRFIEDMVENGVELPILETYVAGIVSLYDLEKKITNCIGDGGEVVDSASDKLRGIRQQIRSAESRIREKLENMTRSSNAQKMLSDAIVTIRNDRYVIPVKQEYRGVYGGIVHDQSASGQTLFIEPQVIVELNNALQEARVKEKQEVERILMMLTEEVAVEADIVLENVDIIANLDFIFAKALYAKRLKATKPIVNNDRYMNLRKARHPLIDPKVIVPNDIALGKDFTTIVITGPNTGGKTVTLKTVGICVLMAQSGLHIPVLDESEICVFKNIFADIGDEQSIEQNLSTFSSHMVNIVDILERADFESLILFDELGAGTDPQEGAALAISILDEVYNRGARVVATTHYPELKAYGYNREQVINASVEFDVNTLSPTYKLLLGVPGRSNAFEISKRLGLSERVINQARSHVSTESNKVENMIVKLEESQKNAERERNEAEDLRKQSEKLHRELQRQIIEFNEERDERLLKAQKEGEEKVEAAKKEAEEIIHNLRQLRKAQLINVKDHELIEAKSRLEGAAPELVKKQKEKVKNTAPKQQLQPGDEVKVVTFGQKGQLLKKVSDNEWNVQIGILKMKVKESNMEYINTPNPVEKKAVTTVKGRDYHVSLELDLRGERFENAMARVEKYLDDAQLASYPRVSIIHGKGTGALRQGVQDYLKKHRGVKNFRYGEMGEGGLGVTVVELK, from the coding sequence ATGTTAGAACGAACGTTGCGTGTATTAGAATATGACAAAGTAAAAGAACAATTACTTGAGCATGTTGCATCTTCACTTGGTCGTGATAAAGTGAAGCAACTTGTACCGAGTACAAATTACGAAGAAATCGTTGAAATGCAAGATACGACGGATGAAGCAGCAAAGGTCATCCGTTTAAAAGGACATGTGCCGCTTGGCGGGATTTTTGATATTCGTCCCAATGTAAAGCGTGCGAAAATTGGTAGTATGCTAAGTCCACATGAACTGCTTGATATAGCAACTACGATGTATGGTAGTCGTCAAATGAAGCGATTCATTGAAGATATGGTGGAAAATGGCGTCGAGCTTCCGATTTTAGAAACGTATGTAGCGGGCATTGTTTCTTTATATGATTTAGAAAAGAAAATTACAAATTGCATCGGTGATGGCGGTGAAGTGGTCGATAGTGCAAGTGATAAACTGCGCGGGATACGCCAACAGATTCGCAGTGCTGAAAGCCGCATTCGTGAGAAACTTGAAAATATGACGCGCTCTTCAAATGCACAGAAGATGTTATCAGATGCGATTGTGACAATTCGTAACGATCGCTACGTTATTCCTGTAAAACAAGAATATCGCGGTGTATACGGTGGTATCGTTCATGATCAATCTGCTTCTGGACAAACGTTATTTATTGAACCACAAGTGATTGTGGAACTGAATAATGCACTACAGGAAGCACGTGTGAAAGAAAAACAAGAAGTTGAACGCATTTTAATGATGCTAACGGAAGAAGTGGCAGTAGAAGCAGATATCGTATTAGAAAATGTAGATATCATTGCGAATCTTGATTTTATTTTTGCGAAAGCACTCTATGCGAAACGATTAAAAGCAACAAAACCAATCGTCAATAATGATCGTTATATGAATTTACGAAAAGCGCGTCATCCACTTATTGATCCAAAAGTAATTGTGCCAAATGACATCGCGCTTGGAAAAGACTTTACAACAATCGTTATTACAGGGCCGAATACAGGTGGTAAAACGGTTACGTTAAAAACAGTCGGAATCTGTGTATTAATGGCACAGTCTGGTCTTCACATTCCAGTGCTCGATGAATCAGAAATTTGTGTGTTTAAAAATATTTTTGCTGATATCGGTGATGAACAATCGATTGAACAAAATTTAAGTACGTTCTCATCTCACATGGTAAACATTGTAGATATTTTAGAACGAGCTGATTTTGAAAGCTTAATTTTATTTGACGAATTAGGTGCCGGAACAGACCCACAAGAAGGGGCAGCTCTTGCAATTTCTATTCTAGATGAAGTATATAACCGCGGGGCACGTGTTGTGGCAACGACGCATTACCCAGAATTAAAAGCATATGGTTACAATCGTGAACAAGTGATTAACGCCAGCGTTGAGTTTGATGTGAATACGCTGAGCCCAACATACAAATTGCTACTTGGTGTGCCGGGGCGTAGTAATGCTTTTGAAATTTCTAAACGTCTTGGTTTATCAGAACGCGTCATTAATCAGGCCCGTAGCCATGTGAGTACAGAATCGAATAAAGTAGAAAATATGATTGTGAAGCTTGAAGAAAGTCAGAAAAATGCAGAGCGCGAACGAAATGAAGCAGAAGACCTTCGGAAGCAATCTGAAAAACTTCATCGAGAGCTGCAGCGTCAAATTATTGAATTTAACGAAGAGCGTGATGAAAGATTACTAAAAGCACAAAAAGAAGGCGAAGAAAAAGTAGAAGCTGCGAAAAAAGAAGCAGAAGAAATCATTCACAACCTTCGCCAGCTCCGTAAGGCACAGCTTATCAATGTGAAAGATCATGAGCTGATTGAAGCGAAGAGCCGCCTAGAAGGGGCAGCGCCAGAGCTTGTAAAAAAACAAAAAGAAAAAGTGAAAAATACAGCGCCAAAACAACAATTACAACCAGGCGATGAAGTGAAAGTAGTAACGTTTGGTCAAAAAGGACAGCTGCTTAAAAAGGTAAGTGATAATGAGTGGAATGTTCAAATTGGAATTCTGAAGATGAAAGTAAAAGAATCCAATATGGAATACATTAATACGCCAAATCCTGTTGAGAAAAAAGCAGTTACAACAGTAAAAGGACGAGACTATCACGTTTCGTTAGAACTTGACCTTCGTGGTGAACGCTTTGAAAATGCGATGGCACGTGTAGAAAAGTATTTGGACGATGCACAGCTTGCGAGTTATCCACGTGTATCAATTATTCACGGAAAAGGAACGGGAGCACTGCGCCAAGGTGTACAAGATTACTTGAAAAAACATCGAGGCGTGAAAAACTTCCGCTACGGTGAGATGGGCGAAGGAGGCCTCGGCGTAACAGTTGTCGAATTAAAATAG
- the polX gene encoding DNA polymerase/3'-5' exonuclease PolX, whose protein sequence is MKVNKKQVIQLLETIGLFMELKGENPFKIAAFRKAAAALESDDRSLSEIEEFTKIPGIGKGTAAVIAEYIEAGTSEVLQELEKEVPSTLLPLLKLPGLGGKKVAKLYKELGVVDMETLQKACEENKVQALAGFGKKTEEKIVEAIAQVGSRPERLPIAMVLPIAGEIEKKLSNVQEIIRFSRAGSLRRVRETVKDLDFIIATTEPAKVREYLLQFDNMIEVIASGDTKVSIRLQYEYDISIDFRLVKPEEFITTLHHFTGSKDHNVTMRQIAKDKGEKISEYGVENLETGEVKTFETEEAFFAHFGLPFIPPEVREDGKEIELIKEYPNLIQFSDVQGDLHMHTTWSDGAFSIEEMVQACRARGYKFMAITDHSQYLKVANGLTKERLREQGKEIERINEKYPDITILRGIEMDILPDATLDFDDEMLAELDYVIGAIHSSFSQNRETIMKRLKAAIENNHVTMIAHPTGRLLGRREGYDVDTDLLIELAKETDTVLELNANPNRLDLSAKLLKQAQDAGVKIAINTDAHTLEMLEDMEIGVAAARKGWIQKDTVINTWDIERLLDFIKRNK, encoded by the coding sequence ATGAAAGTAAACAAAAAACAAGTCATTCAATTACTGGAGACAATCGGCCTTTTTATGGAGTTAAAAGGCGAGAATCCATTTAAAATAGCGGCGTTTCGTAAGGCGGCAGCAGCATTAGAAAGCGATGATCGCAGCCTTTCTGAAATTGAAGAATTTACGAAAATTCCAGGCATCGGAAAAGGAACTGCAGCCGTTATTGCAGAATATATCGAAGCGGGAACATCGGAAGTGTTGCAAGAGCTTGAAAAAGAAGTGCCAAGCACTCTTTTGCCATTATTAAAATTACCAGGTCTTGGCGGCAAAAAAGTAGCAAAGTTATATAAAGAGCTTGGTGTTGTAGATATGGAAACATTACAAAAAGCTTGCGAAGAAAATAAAGTACAAGCACTTGCTGGATTTGGTAAGAAGACGGAAGAAAAAATAGTAGAAGCAATCGCTCAAGTTGGTTCTCGTCCGGAACGTTTACCGATTGCAATGGTGCTCCCTATTGCCGGGGAAATAGAGAAGAAATTGTCGAATGTACAGGAAATTATTCGTTTTTCTCGTGCCGGCAGTTTACGACGCGTTCGCGAAACAGTGAAAGATTTAGATTTTATTATTGCAACGACAGAGCCTGCGAAGGTACGTGAGTATTTACTACAGTTCGACAATATGATTGAAGTAATCGCAAGCGGTGATACAAAGGTATCGATTCGCCTTCAATATGAATATGATATTTCAATCGATTTCCGTCTTGTGAAGCCTGAAGAGTTTATTACAACACTTCATCATTTTACAGGTTCTAAAGATCATAACGTAACAATGCGTCAAATTGCGAAAGATAAAGGTGAAAAGATTAGTGAGTATGGTGTGGAAAACTTAGAAACAGGTGAAGTAAAAACATTTGAAACAGAAGAGGCATTTTTCGCTCACTTTGGCTTGCCATTTATTCCGCCAGAAGTGCGTGAAGACGGAAAAGAGATCGAACTCATTAAAGAATATCCAAATTTAATTCAGTTCTCTGATGTGCAAGGTGATTTACATATGCATACGACATGGAGTGATGGTGCATTTTCGATTGAGGAAATGGTACAAGCATGCCGTGCGCGTGGATATAAATTTATGGCGATTACCGATCATTCTCAATACCTAAAAGTAGCGAATGGATTAACGAAAGAGCGCCTTCGTGAACAAGGAAAAGAAATTGAACGCATTAATGAAAAATACCCAGATATCACAATTCTACGTGGAATTGAAATGGATATTTTACCAGACGCAACGCTTGACTTTGATGATGAGATGCTAGCGGAGCTTGATTATGTCATCGGTGCGATTCATTCTAGTTTCTCACAAAATCGTGAAACAATTATGAAACGCCTTAAAGCAGCGATTGAAAACAATCATGTCACAATGATTGCTCATCCGACAGGTCGTTTACTTGGCCGCCGTGAGGGGTACGATGTAGATACAGATTTACTAATTGAACTCGCGAAAGAGACGGATACAGTACTTGAGTTAAATGCGAATCCAAACCGTTTAGATTTAAGTGCGAAGCTACTTAAGCAAGCACAAGATGCCGGCGTGAAAATTGCCATTAATACGGATGCTCATACACTTGAAATGTTAGAAGACATGGAAATTGGTGTAGCGGCTGCACGTAAAGGATGGATTCAAAAAGATACAGTAATTAACACATGGGACATTGAACGTTTATTAGATTTTATTAAACGGAATAAGTAA